In a single window of the Necator americanus strain Aroian chromosome X, whole genome shotgun sequence genome:
- a CDS encoding hypothetical protein (NECATOR_CHRX.G21591.T1): MLILNAPFIIYDALQHWFSKEGQSSGGPGYRIRYVTVKGMSLGKLSIDKVDVKGKRVLIRVDFNVPQKDGKITNNQRVVAAIPTIKYCLDNGAKAVVLMSHLGRPDGQKNMKFTLAPVAEELKKLLNKEVKFLPDCVGAEVEAAVADPAPGSIFLLENLRFYVEEEGKGVNEHGEKIKADHDAVEKFRASLTKLGDIYVNDAFGTAHRAHSSMVGVKLDTRACGFLMKNELVYFGKALSDPDRPFLAILGGAKVADKIQLIKNMLDKVNEMIIGGGMAFTFLKVDQNVEIGNSLYDEEGAKIVKDLLAKAKEKNVLIHLPVDFVVGDKFAEDANSKVTTLAEGVPAGHMGLDVGPKSQELFAEAVARAKTIVWNGPPGVFEFEKFSQGTKSLMDAVVKATASGAVTIIGGGDTATACKKFKTEDKVSHVSTGGGASLELLEGKVLPGVDALSPAP, translated from the exons ATGCTGATACTGAACGCGCCGTTCATCATCTACGATGCGTTACAACACTGGTTTTCGAAAGAAG GTCAGTCTTCTGGTGGACCTGGGTATCGTATACGGTACGTTACAGTGAAAGGAATGTCTCTTGGAAAGTTGAGCATCGATAAG gtTGACGTAAAGGGGAAGCGGGTACTTATTCGGGTGGACTTCAACGTGCCGCAGAAGGATGGGAAGATCACGAACAATCAACGTGTGGTTGCAGCTATACCAACAATAAAG TACTGTTTGGACAATGGTGCTAAAGCAGTGGTTCTCATGTCACATCTTGGACGTCCAGATGGTCAGAAGAACATGAAATTCACGCTAGCTCCAGTAGCAGAAGAGCTAAAAAAGCTTTTGAACAA AGAAGTGAAATTCTTGCCGGATTGTGTTGGTGCAGAAGTTGAAGCTGCCGTCGCTGATCCAGCCCCAGGAtctattttccttttggaAAATCTACGATTTTACGTAGAAGAAGAAGGCAAAGGCGTCAATGAACATGGTGAAAAA ATCAAAGCTGATCATGATGCCGTGGAGAAATTCCGTGCCTCTCTGACCAAACTTGGTGATATCTATGTAAATGATGCTTTCGGAACTGCACATAGAGCTCACAG ttctatgGTTGGTGTTAAATTGGATACTCGTGCATGCGGATTTTTGATGAAGAATGAACTAGTATACTTtggaaag GCTCTAAGCGATCCGGACAGGCCATTCCTTGCTATTCTAGGTGGTGCTAAAGTTGCTGATAAGATTCAGTTGATCAAGAACATGTTGGATAAG GTTAATGAAATGATTATCGGTGGCGGCATGGCGTTCACTTTCCTCAAAGTCGACCAGAATGTTGAGATCGGGAATTCACTCTATGATGAGGAA GGAGCTAAGATTGTCAAGGATTTGTTGGCGAAGgcaaaggaaaagaatgtaCTGATTCATTTGCCGGTCGATTTTGTTGTTGGAGATAAATTCGCAGAAGATGCGAACTCAAAAGTTACCACTCTTGCCGAAGGAGTTCCCGCTG GACACATGGGTTTGGACGTCGGACCAAAATCCCAGGAACTATTTGCTGAAGCTGTCGCTAGAGCAAAGACCATAGTCTGGAATGGACCACCAGgagtttttgaatttgaaaaattctcacaAGGAACAAAATCTTTAATGGATGCCGTTGTAAAAGCTACCGCATCTGGAGCTGTGACGATCATTG GAGGTGGAGATACTGCAACTGCTTGTAAGAAATTCAAAACCGAAGACAAAGTCAGTCATGTGTCTACAGGAGGAGGTGCTAGTCTGGAACTTCTCGAAG GAAAAGTACTACCTGGCGTAGACGCACTCTCTCCTGCTCCATAA